A stretch of the Photobacterium sp. CCB-ST2H9 genome encodes the following:
- a CDS encoding NAD(P)-dependent oxidoreductase, which translates to MEGNKVAFIGLGVMGYPMAGHLSRAGHQVTVYNRTGEKAEHWTRTYAGQSAQTPKEAAHNSDMVFVCVGNDDDVRSVIYGETGVLSSMKPGSILVDHTTTSAHLATELARASKEKGVHFIDAPVSGGQAGAENGALTVMCGGEATVYDRVAEVIRAYAKHAVLLGGHGQGQRCKMVNQICIAGVLQGLSEALLLAEKSDLDITQVTSALTQGAAGSWQMANRAVTMAADSFDFGFAIDWMRKDLLICLEEAERNGLALPMTQDVNQRYQQLIQQGLGRMDTSVLIQSYKTSSASVHEEG; encoded by the coding sequence ATGGAAGGAAACAAAGTCGCATTTATCGGTTTAGGCGTGATGGGCTACCCAATGGCCGGGCATTTGTCCCGCGCCGGTCATCAGGTCACTGTGTATAACCGCACAGGCGAAAAAGCTGAGCACTGGACCCGGACATACGCCGGACAATCGGCTCAGACACCGAAGGAAGCAGCTCACAACAGCGATATGGTGTTTGTCTGTGTGGGGAATGATGACGATGTCCGGAGCGTTATCTATGGCGAGACCGGTGTACTCTCTTCAATGAAACCGGGCAGTATTTTAGTCGACCACACCACAACATCGGCTCATTTAGCCACTGAACTCGCCCGGGCCAGTAAAGAAAAAGGCGTCCATTTCATCGATGCACCGGTTTCCGGAGGTCAGGCGGGGGCTGAAAACGGCGCGCTCACGGTGATGTGCGGCGGTGAAGCCACGGTTTATGACCGGGTCGCTGAAGTGATCCGTGCCTACGCAAAACATGCTGTGCTGCTGGGCGGTCACGGACAGGGTCAGCGGTGCAAGATGGTGAACCAAATCTGTATTGCCGGTGTGCTGCAAGGTCTGAGCGAAGCCCTGCTGCTGGCAGAAAAGTCCGATCTGGATATCACGCAGGTCACCAGTGCACTGACGCAGGGGGCTGCAGGCTCCTGGCAAATGGCAAACCGTGCCGTCACCATGGCAGCGGATTCCTTCGACTTTGGCTTTGCCATTGACTGGATGCGCAAAGATCTGCTGATTTGTCTGGAAGAAGCTGAGCGCAACGGCCTGGCGCTGCCGATGACACAGGATGTGAATCAACGCTACCAGCAGCTGATCCAGCAGGGTCTGGGCCGCATGGATACCTCCGTCCTGATTCAGTCGTACAAAACCTCATCCGCCTCGGTTCATGAAGAAGGGTAA
- a CDS encoding TSUP family transporter, protein MDLFLNDFSLWIIGALMLAALAAGFIDSVAGGGGLLLVPSFILAGLPPQVALGQEKIVSTLGTIAAIRNFVQNRKVIWTAVATGIPAGLIGAYVGAQAILYFDPDTIGKIILAMLPVGVLLSFLPKKETVDASQPVNATVLLLGVPIVVFIIGFYDGFFGPGTGSFLILALHYMLRFDLVSASATSKLFNFSSNIGALIAFMISGNVLYLLAVPLVLMNLLGNHLGSASAMKYGPGMVRKTLSLSLTLLMCSLGYKFLMA, encoded by the coding sequence ATGGATCTATTCCTGAACGACTTCTCTTTGTGGATCATTGGTGCTTTAATGCTCGCCGCACTGGCCGCCGGATTTATCGACAGTGTTGCTGGCGGCGGCGGGTTGCTCCTTGTGCCTTCATTCATTCTTGCGGGTTTACCCCCGCAAGTCGCACTGGGCCAGGAGAAAATTGTCAGCACCTTAGGCACCATTGCAGCCATTCGTAACTTTGTGCAGAACCGGAAAGTCATCTGGACTGCAGTGGCAACCGGTATCCCAGCCGGACTCATCGGCGCTTATGTCGGCGCACAGGCCATTTTGTACTTTGACCCGGATACCATCGGCAAAATTATTCTCGCCATGTTGCCGGTTGGGGTTCTGCTGTCCTTTCTCCCAAAAAAAGAGACCGTCGATGCTTCACAGCCGGTTAACGCAACCGTATTGCTGCTCGGTGTTCCGATCGTCGTCTTTATCATTGGTTTTTATGATGGTTTCTTCGGACCCGGAACAGGCAGTTTTTTGATTCTGGCGCTGCATTACATGCTCAGATTTGATTTGGTCTCTGCCTCAGCGACCTCGAAGCTGTTTAACTTTTCATCCAATATCGGCGCACTAATCGCCTTCATGATTTCAGGCAATGTGCTGTACCTGCTGGCTGTCCCCTTAGTGCTGATGAACCTGCTGGGTAATCATTTAGGCAGTGCATCCGCCATGAAATATGGTCCCGGGATGGTTCGCAAAACCTTGTCCCTGTCGCTCACGCTTTTGATGTGTTCTCTGGGATATAAGTTTCTGATGGCCTGA